A region of Nocardioides alkalitolerans DNA encodes the following proteins:
- the def gene encoding peptide deformylase, which produces MSQTPEGAAHQVDARVAGWSETELGVEGRVLDVVRAPAAVLSTDGERVDPTAPETVQLAADLVATMRVSPGCVGLAAPQVGVGVKVFCVDVSEHPKTRDHHGTFVLCNAEVVTSSRNEKAREGCMSVPDLTGDVKRPSRIVVRGQLPGTGEEVEVTANAFEARALQHEIDHCDGFLFLDKVAGAHAIYQRKTYL; this is translated from the coding sequence GTGAGCCAGACCCCCGAGGGCGCCGCGCACCAGGTCGACGCCCGGGTCGCGGGCTGGAGCGAGACCGAGCTCGGCGTCGAGGGCCGGGTGCTTGACGTCGTGCGCGCGCCGGCCGCCGTCCTGTCAACCGACGGCGAGCGCGTCGATCCCACCGCGCCCGAGACCGTGCAGCTCGCCGCCGACCTCGTCGCCACCATGCGCGTGAGCCCGGGGTGCGTCGGCCTGGCCGCGCCCCAGGTCGGTGTCGGCGTGAAGGTCTTCTGCGTCGACGTGTCCGAGCACCCCAAGACCCGCGACCACCACGGCACCTTCGTGCTGTGCAACGCCGAGGTCGTGACCTCGAGCCGCAACGAGAAGGCCCGGGAGGGCTGCATGTCGGTCCCCGACCTGACCGGCGACGTCAAGCGGCCCTCGCGCATCGTCGTGCGCGGCCAGCTCCCCGGCACCGGCGAGGAGGTCGAGGTCACCGCCAACGCCTTCGAGGCGCGCGCCCTGCAGCACGAGATCGACCACTGCGACGGGTTCCTCTTCCTCGACAAGGTCGCCGGCGCCCACGCGATCTACCAGCGCAAGACCTACCTGTAG
- a CDS encoding cobalamin B12-binding domain-containing protein — translation MVETAVQDRYWDRVVHNDGAGARAVVDAVLAGGTSLSGVLTDLVGDAQRRVGSLWAADEWTVAREHAATAVNEQVVHHLRRRTRSLRDASAARTARGTAPLLVVCAEREWHALPALMLTARLEHEGHLVTYLGADVSTLALQRAIADHEPRVTLVSASLASSLVFARRHVETATASGVPVVVGGAAFDPAGLRARRIGATAQALDPADVGALLDTLPRRVPAVAPLRSEAAREAFALLAGLGMHADVVGRRVARHGGSGTTAVLDQVPHVLGALAAALLTDDASILVEARAWLDDIARARRVDRALIRELWSSVASELRDYPLTSTALAA, via the coding sequence ATGGTCGAGACCGCCGTGCAGGACCGGTACTGGGACCGTGTCGTCCACAACGACGGGGCCGGCGCCCGGGCCGTCGTCGACGCCGTCCTCGCCGGTGGCACGTCGCTGTCCGGCGTCCTCACCGACCTCGTCGGTGACGCCCAGCGGCGCGTCGGCTCGCTCTGGGCCGCCGACGAGTGGACCGTCGCCCGGGAGCACGCCGCCACCGCGGTCAACGAGCAGGTCGTGCACCACCTGCGCCGACGAACGCGCTCGCTCCGCGACGCCTCGGCCGCCCGTACGGCGCGGGGGACGGCCCCCCTGCTCGTCGTGTGCGCCGAGCGGGAGTGGCACGCCCTGCCGGCCCTCATGCTCACGGCTCGTCTCGAGCACGAGGGTCACCTGGTGACCTACCTGGGCGCGGACGTCTCCACGCTCGCGCTGCAGCGCGCCATCGCCGACCACGAGCCGCGGGTCACGTTGGTGAGCGCCTCGCTGGCGTCGTCGCTGGTGTTCGCCCGGCGCCACGTGGAGACGGCCACCGCCTCCGGCGTTCCCGTCGTGGTCGGCGGCGCCGCCTTCGACCCCGCCGGGCTGCGGGCCCGCCGCATCGGGGCCACGGCGCAGGCCCTCGACCCCGCGGACGTCGGGGCCCTGCTCGACACCCTCCCGCGACGGGTGCCCGCCGTGGCACCGCTCCGCAGCGAGGCCGCACGGGAGGCCTTCGCGCTGCTGGCGGGCCTCGGGATGCACGCCGACGTGGTGGGCCGGCGGGTCGCGCGGCACGGGGGTTCCGGCACCACCGCCGTGCTCGACCAGGTGCCCCACGTGCTGGGCGCCCTCGCCGCCGCCCTCCTCACCGACGACGCCAGCATCCTCGTCGAGGCGCGCGCGTGGCTCGACGACATCGCCCGGGCCCGTCGGGTCGACCGCGCCCTCATCCGGGAGCTGTGGAGCTCCGTCGCGTCGGAGCTGCGCGACTACCCGCTGACCAGCACCGCACTGGCGGCCTGA
- a CDS encoding exopolyphosphatase — protein sequence MIAAIDCGTNTIKLFVGTPPHAVVRTSRMVRLGEGVDRTGRLDDAAVQRAFAALDEYAAIIAAHDVERLRFCATSATRDASNADVFRAGVLERLGVEPEVLSGAEEAALSFGGAVAHLRHAPRLPVLVVDIGGGSTELVRGDRGADGVLVPSGAHSMDVGSVRLHERHLDGDPPTGAEVDRLLADVDAALDASPVDVAGVAQVVCVAGTALTVGAGALGLPAFDPVLLDQAVVPRNAVRAEVERLLALTVEERRGLGHVHPGRADVIGAGALILDRVLERAGVDELTLSVADILDGIAASLVD from the coding sequence CGACTGCGGCACCAACACCATCAAGCTCTTCGTCGGCACCCCGCCCCACGCGGTGGTGCGCACGTCGCGGATGGTGCGGCTCGGCGAGGGCGTAGACCGCACCGGGCGGCTCGACGACGCCGCCGTGCAGCGGGCCTTCGCGGCGCTCGACGAGTACGCCGCGATCATCGCCGCCCACGACGTCGAGCGCCTCCGGTTCTGCGCCACCTCGGCCACCCGCGACGCCTCCAACGCCGACGTGTTCCGCGCCGGGGTGCTGGAGCGCCTCGGGGTCGAGCCCGAGGTGCTGAGCGGCGCCGAGGAGGCCGCGCTGTCGTTCGGTGGTGCGGTGGCCCACCTGCGTCACGCCCCCCGGCTCCCGGTCCTCGTCGTCGACATCGGCGGGGGGTCCACGGAGCTGGTGCGCGGCGACCGCGGTGCCGACGGCGTGCTCGTCCCGTCGGGGGCGCACTCGATGGACGTCGGGTCGGTGCGGCTGCACGAGCGTCACCTCGACGGCGACCCGCCGACCGGCGCCGAGGTGGACCGGCTCCTCGCCGACGTCGATGCGGCGCTGGACGCGAGCCCGGTCGACGTCGCCGGCGTCGCCCAGGTCGTCTGCGTGGCCGGCACGGCCCTGACCGTGGGGGCCGGGGCGCTCGGCCTGCCAGCGTTCGACCCGGTGCTGCTGGACCAGGCGGTCGTACCGCGGAACGCCGTGCGGGCCGAGGTCGAGCGGCTGCTGGCCCTCACGGTCGAGGAGCGGCGGGGGCTCGGTCACGTGCACCCCGGGCGGGCCGACGTCATCGGTGCCGGGGCGCTCATCCTCGACCGGGTGCTCGAGCGCGCGGGCGTCGACGAGCTCACGCTGTCGGTGGCCGACATCCTCGACGGGATCGCCGCGTCGCTCGTCGACTGA
- a CDS encoding ACT domain-containing protein: MTQHAITVLGHDRPGIIAQATAVLADLGLNIEDTSMTLLRGHFAMTLICAGGATEGRISDALAPLAEDGSLTVTVREVSGEHAAGAGGAPHVLTVHGGDRPGIVSGVVAVVAGVGGNVTDLTTRLSGDLYVLLAEVDLPAGVDVEALRTALTEEAARLGVGVTLRAAEADEL; encoded by the coding sequence GTGACACAGCACGCCATCACCGTCCTCGGCCACGACCGTCCCGGCATCATCGCCCAGGCCACGGCGGTCCTCGCCGACCTCGGGCTCAACATCGAGGACACCTCGATGACCCTGCTCCGCGGCCACTTCGCGATGACGCTCATCTGCGCCGGTGGCGCGACCGAGGGCCGGATCTCCGACGCGCTCGCGCCCCTCGCGGAGGACGGCTCGCTGACCGTCACGGTGCGCGAGGTGTCGGGCGAGCACGCGGCCGGTGCGGGCGGCGCGCCGCACGTGCTGACCGTCCACGGGGGCGACCGTCCCGGCATCGTGTCCGGCGTGGTGGCCGTCGTCGCCGGCGTCGGCGGCAACGTCACCGACCTCACGACCCGGCTCTCGGGGGACCTCTACGTCCTGCTGGCCGAGGTCGACCTCCCCGCGGGGGTCGACGTCGAGGCCCTGCGCACCGCGCTGACGGAGGAGGCCGCCCGCCTCGGCGTCGGTGTCACCCTGCGCGCCGCGGAGGCCGACGAGCTGTGA